A window from Montipora capricornis isolate CH-2021 chromosome 7, ASM3666992v2, whole genome shotgun sequence encodes these proteins:
- the LOC138055800 gene encoding uncharacterized protein has product MDEKDDEWDEYTDGALFAINTNKSNTTKCSPFFLMYGRHPRLPLEVEKFVEKVVDEREIEELVKDLTAEDVLQEHVEKMSETRDVLFPKVLQNIEAAQEKQKQQYLRRKGKFACIFKNGDSVLRRNMLQKTKKGHKMEDQWIGPYTVEELDSKKGTCRLRGKNGELLRRKINVKDLKMYRVQSTPQHPATPLQQPPTSSQHSAQSLQSAKYQKPAMAAQHCEPSLQRAPSQQPATSSQQQTPPKQTTIPQQPEPYKQSTPNQQPTPQKQRTTPQQPVPPKQSIPNQQPTPQKQRTTPQQPEPYKQSTPNQQPTSQKQRTTPQQPVPPKQSIPNQQPTPQKQRTTPQQPEPYKQSTPNQQPTPQKQRTTPQQPVPPKQSIPNQQPTPQKQRTTPQQPEPYQQSIPNQQPTPQNHRTIHQQPVPPKQSIPNQQPTPQKQRTTPQQPEPYKQSTPNQQPTPQKQRTTPQQPVPPKQSIPNQQPTPQKQRTTPQQPEPYKQSTPNQQPTPQKQTTVPQQPVPSKQSTLSQQPTPQKQRTTPQQPVPSKLSTPDQPPATPEPTTSAEKEGPPQQPAEPQLFEACAKIQAITEEDIASCFNGIIKSHLDEILRGSKESWRHKVFNGGISSEGEELIIGRKDLKFNVTFGDFEESQTYFVVNLIGKHFPNVTQKYLMEVLLPEALICLCCHELQITYNQADNLLRTGGKQEVGEYLEKLWQKRKGEGSYTRKRRMPKAETEVKFVKRSKMDQQSVLKMQRPHFKLDMDDVDIRNSAMLTDKHIQMAQELLHHQFPKIEGLLSPTIGKARQFPVMRKEFIQVLHTGGIHWVCVSNIGCKKKNQVKLYDSLYSGVSPFTKEQIAALLFIEDSDVIEVSIPPVDQQTNGTDCGVFALAFATALCYKLDPTSLKFNRRAIRAHLWHSLQRGYIGIFPFDDTSRHGLERALAIQVYCDCRLPYNSTRDRMAECTICSKWFHQTCQKIPSKVFKYQRFQWKCNHC; this is encoded by the coding sequence ATGGATGAAAAGGATGACGAATGGGACGAATACACGGATGGTGCTTTGTTTGCAATTAACACCAACAAATCCAACACTACCAAATGCAGCCCATTCTTCCTCATGTATGGTAGGCACCCGCGTTTGCCTCTTGAGGTAGAAAAGTTTGTAGAAAAGGTTGTTGATGAGAGAGAAATTGAGGAATTGGTAAAGGATTTGACGGCAGAGGATGTTCTGCAGGAGCATGTAGAAAAGATGTCAGAAACAAGAGATGTGCTTTTCCCAAAAGTTCTGCAAAATATTGAAGCTGCTcaagaaaagcaaaaacaacagtacttaagaaggaaaggaaaatttGCTTGCATTTTTAAGAATGGTGATAGTGTCCTCCGCCGCAATATgctgcagaaaacaaaaaagggacACAAAATGGAAGACCAGTGGATTGGCCCATATACTGTTGAAGAGCTCGACTCAAAAAAAGGAACCTGCAGGCTGCGGGGGAAGAATGGTGAACTACTTCGAAGGAAAATAAACGTCAAAGACCTTAAAATGTACAGGGTCCAATCCACACCTCAGCATCCAGCAACACCATTGCAGCAGCCTCCAACATCATCCCAGCATTCAGCACAATCACTCCAATCTGCTAAGTACCAAAAGCCAGCAATGGCAGCTCAACACTGTGAGCCATCCCTTCAGCGGGCACCATCCCAGCAACCGGCAACATCATCGCAACAGCAAACACCCCCAAAGCAGACAACCATACCTCAGCAGCCAGAGCCTTACAAGCAGTCAACACCAAACCAGCAGCCAACACCCCAAAAGCAAAGAACCACACCTCAGCAGCCAGTGCCTCCCAAGCAGTCTATACCAAATCAGCAGCCAACACCCCAAAAGCAAAGAACCACACCTCAGCAGCCAGAGCCTTACAAGCAGTCAACACCAAACCAGCAGCCAACATCCCAAAAGCAAAGAACCACACCTCAGCAGCCAGTGCCTCCCAAGCAGTCTATACCAAACCAGCAGCCAACACCCCAAAAGCAAAGAACCACACCTCAGCAGCCAGAGCCTTACAAGCAGTCAACACCAAACCAGCAGCCAACACCCCAAAAGCAAAGAACCACACCTCAGCAGCCAGTGCCTCCCAAGCAGTCTATACCAAACCAGCAGCCAACACCCCAAAAGCAAAGAACCACACCTCAGCAGCCAGAGCCTTACCAGCAGTCAATACCAAACCAGCAGCCAACACCCCAAAACCATAGAACCATACATCAGCAGCCAGTGCCTCCCAAGCAGTCAATACCAAACCAGCAGCCAACACCCCAAAAGCAAAGAACCACACCTCAGCAGCCAGAGCCTTACAAGCAGTCAACACCAAACCAGCAGCCAACACCCCAAAAGCAGAGAACCACACCTCAGCAGCCAGTGCCTCCCAAGCAGTCAATACCAAATCAGCAGCCAACACCCCAAAAGCAAAGAACCACACCTCAGCAGCCAGAACCTTACAAGCAGTCAACACCAAACCAGCAGCCAACACCCCAAAAGCAAACAACCGTACCTCAGCAGCCAGTGCCTTCTAAGCAGTCAACACTATCCCAGCAGCCAACACCCCAAAAGCAAAGAACCACACCTCAGCAGCCAGTGCCTTCCAAGCTGTCAACACCAGACCAGCCACCAGCAACACCTGAGCCAACAACATCAGCAGAAAAAGAAGGACCACCCCAGCAGCCAGCAGAGCCCCAGCTCTTTGAGGCATGTGCAAAAATACAAGCCATTACAGAGGAAGACATTGCTTCCTGTTTCAATGGCATTATTAAAAGCCACCTTGACGAAATACTCAGAGGCTCTAAGGAAAGTTGGCGGCATAAAGTATTTAATGGTGGGATTTCCTCAGAAGGGGAAGAATTAATAATTGGGAGAAAGGATCTCAAGTTCAATGTTACTTTTGGCGACTTTGAGGAAAGTCAAACATATTTTGTAGTAAATTTAATAGGCAAGCACTTCCCAAATGTTACTCAGAAATACTTAATGGAGGTACTTTTGCCAGAAGCTCTTATTTGTCTGTGTTGTCATGAGCTTCAAATAACGTACAACCAGGCAGACAATCTCTTGCGCACTGGTGGAAAACAAGAAGTAGGGGAGTACTTGGAGAAATTATGGCAAAAGAGAAAAGGGGAAGGCTCCTACACCCGAAAAAGAAGAATGCCAAAGGCTGAAACTGAAGTGAAGTTTGTAAAACGTTCAAAGATGGACCAACAATCAGTGCTCAAAATGCAAAGACCTCACTTTAAATTGGATATGGATGATGTTGATATAAGAAACAGTGCAATGCTGACAGACAAGCACATCCAAATGGCTCAAGAACTGTTGCATCACCAGTTTCCAAAAATTGAGGGCCTGCTGTCACCTACTATTGGAAAAGCCAGGCAGTTCCCAGTGATGAGAAAAGAATTCATTCAAGTACTGCACACTGGTGGTATTCACTGGGTGTGTGTGAGCAATATTGgctgcaaaaagaaaaaccaagtTAAACTCTACGATAGTCTCTATAGTGGAGTATCACCATTCACCAAGGAGCAGATTGCCGCCCTTCTCTTCATAGAGGACAGTGATGTCATCGAAGTGTCCATCCCTCCTGTGGACCAGCAAACCAATGGAACAGACTGTGGCGTTTTTGCACTTGCATTTGCCACAGCACTCTGTTATAAACTGGACCCCACATCTCTGAAGTTCAATAGGCGAGCAATAAGAGCACATCTCTGGCATTCCCTTCAAAGAGGGTACATTGGCATATTCCCTTTTGATGATACATCAAGGCATGGTTTGGAGAGGGCTCTTGCCATCCAGGTGTACTGTGACTGCCGTCTCCCATACAACTCTACTAGAGATCGAATGGCAGAATGCACAATTTGCAGTAAATGGTTTCATCAAACATGCCAGAAAATACCTAGCAAAGTTTTTAAGTATCAAAGGTTCCAATGGAAGTGCAATCACTGCTAa